One genomic segment of Arcobacter porcinus includes these proteins:
- a CDS encoding molybdopterin guanine dinucleotide-containing S/N-oxide reductase has product MKNIDKKRRNILKYAVLFAAVPFVDVVTNRTNLLAATVSKFSTTLVQNGEVITAAHWGTLKLTIKDGKIVKSEPIQKTSDIYNPLQYYTQDLVYAKDRIKYPMVRKSYLENPNNSKPELRGNDEWVRVPYEKAIKLIANQIKNTRKERGAEGVFAGSYGWKSSGNMHNSRVLLHRLMNVTGGFTGTLGDYSTGAAQVIMPHVLGTIEVYEQQTSWPLVLENSEVVVIWGANLIRTLKLSWTSSDEQGFKYLEKLKNSNKKIICIDPEKNETCTYLNAKWQPIVPGTDVAFMMGMAYHLIKTENYDKKFLEEYTEGFDKFKDYLFGKEDKVIKNTKWASKICGIDEKTIKELALLMYKNRTMIMAGWGIQRAQYGEQTHWMIVTLASMLGQIGLPGGGFGFSYHYSNGGAPTTKGGVIGGITSTVGSTKNTGGASWLEKSAKFSFPVARIADALLNPGKKINHNGSVVTYPDIDFIYWVGGNPMVHHQDTNTLVKALRKPKTIVVNEIFWTPTARMADIVMPVTTSYERDDITMSGDYSNSSIVPMKQAVEKQNEARDDYDIFCDLAKEFGAYEEYSQNKTALQWIEEFYNSAYNQTKNLGLEIPKFKDFWEANKPVNFEVPFENTEFIRYADFREDPILEPLGTPSGKIEIYSKAIEKMNYKDCRAYPSWFEPDEWLGMKKKNAEFALITSHPDKRLHSQLNNTTLRDKYAVANREPIFINRRDAISKNIKDGDIVRVYNQRGEILAGAVLTDDLRTGVVRIDEGAWYDPLERGKIGTLCLNGCVNVLTKDMPTSQLANGNSSNTALVNIEKYTKPAKDISIFKQP; this is encoded by the coding sequence ATGAAAAATATAGATAAAAAAAGAAGAAATATTTTAAAGTATGCTGTGTTGTTTGCAGCAGTGCCATTTGTTGATGTTGTAACAAATAGAACAAATCTTTTAGCAGCAACAGTTTCAAAGTTTTCTACAACTTTAGTACAAAATGGTGAAGTTATAACAGCAGCTCACTGGGGAACTCTTAAGCTTACAATTAAAGATGGAAAGATTGTAAAATCTGAGCCAATTCAAAAAACATCAGATATTTATAATCCTTTACAATACTATACTCAAGATTTAGTATATGCAAAAGATAGAATAAAATATCCAATGGTTAGAAAATCTTATTTAGAAAATCCAAATAATTCAAAACCAGAATTAAGAGGAAATGATGAATGGGTTAGAGTTCCTTATGAAAAAGCTATTAAATTAATTGCAAATCAGATTAAAAATACTAGAAAAGAAAGAGGAGCTGAAGGTGTTTTTGCAGGAAGCTACGGATGGAAAAGTAGTGGAAATATGCATAACTCAAGAGTACTTTTACATAGACTTATGAATGTAACAGGTGGATTTACTGGAACTTTAGGAGATTATTCAACTGGAGCAGCTCAAGTTATTATGCCTCACGTTTTAGGAACTATTGAAGTTTATGAACAACAAACATCTTGGCCACTTGTACTTGAGAATTCTGAAGTAGTGGTAATTTGGGGAGCAAACTTAATAAGAACTCTTAAACTTTCTTGGACTTCATCAGATGAACAAGGATTTAAATACTTAGAAAAATTAAAAAATTCAAATAAAAAGATTATTTGTATTGATCCAGAAAAAAATGAAACTTGTACATATTTAAATGCAAAATGGCAACCAATAGTTCCTGGAACTGATGTTGCTTTTATGATGGGAATGGCTTATCATTTAATAAAAACAGAAAACTATGATAAAAAGTTTTTAGAAGAGTACACAGAAGGTTTTGATAAATTCAAAGATTATCTTTTTGGAAAAGAAGATAAAGTTATAAAGAATACAAAATGGGCATCAAAAATTTGTGGAATTGATGAAAAAACTATTAAAGAGTTAGCTTTATTAATGTACAAAAACAGAACAATGATAATGGCAGGTTGGGGAATTCAAAGAGCTCAATATGGAGAGCAAACTCACTGGATGATAGTTACACTTGCTTCTATGCTTGGGCAAATTGGACTTCCAGGAGGAGGATTTGGATTCTCTTATCACTACTCAAATGGAGGAGCTCCTACAACAAAAGGTGGAGTAATAGGTGGTATTACTTCAACAGTTGGTTCAACAAAAAATACAGGTGGAGCATCTTGGCTTGAGAAGAGTGCAAAATTCTCTTTTCCAGTTGCTAGAATTGCAGATGCACTTTTAAATCCAGGGAAAAAAATAAATCACAATGGGTCTGTAGTTACATATCCTGATATTGATTTTATATATTGGGTTGGTGGAAATCCAATGGTGCATCATCAAGATACAAATACTTTAGTTAAAGCTTTAAGAAAACCTAAGACAATAGTTGTAAATGAGATTTTCTGGACACCAACTGCTAGAATGGCAGATATTGTTATGCCTGTAACTACTAGTTATGAAAGAGATGATATTACTATGAGTGGAGATTACTCAAATTCAAGTATAGTTCCTATGAAACAAGCAGTTGAAAAACAAAATGAAGCAAGAGATGATTATGATATATTTTGTGATTTAGCAAAAGAGTTTGGTGCATATGAAGAGTATTCTCAAAATAAAACAGCTCTACAATGGATAGAAGAGTTTTATAATAGTGCTTATAATCAAACAAAGAATTTAGGCTTAGAAATACCAAAATTTAAAGATTTCTGGGAAGCTAATAAACCTGTTAATTTTGAAGTTCCTTTTGAGAATACAGAGTTTATAAGATATGCAGACTTTAGAGAAGATCCAATTTTAGAGCCACTTGGAACTCCATCTGGAAAAATTGAGATATATTCAAAAGCTATTGAAAAAATGAATTATAAAGATTGTAGAGCATATCCATCATGGTTTGAGCCAGATGAGTGGCTTGGAATGAAGAAAAAGAATGCAGAATTTGCTCTTATTACTTCGCATCCTGATAAAAGATTGCATTCTCAGTTAAATAATACAACATTAAGAGATAAATATGCAGTTGCAAATAGAGAACCAATTTTTATAAACAGAAGAGATGCAATATCTAAAAATATTAAAGATGGTGATATTGTAAGAGTTTATAACCAAAGAGGTGAAATTTTAGCAGGTGCTGTTTTAACAGATGATTTAAGAACAGGTGTTGTAAGAATTGATGAAGGAGCTTGGTATGATCCACTTGAAAGAGGAAAAATAGGAACGCTTTGTTTAAATGGATGTGTAAATGTCCTTACAAAAGATATGCCAACTTCTCAACTTGCAAATGGAAATAGTTCAAACACAGCATTAGTAAATATTGAAAAATATACGAAACCTGCTAAAGATATATCTATATTTAAACAACCATAA
- a CDS encoding cytochrome C has protein sequence MKKLVLLCILFLTSSLFANEIFYTGSVKNLYETSKSNSTKGRLLPTSKVEILGEENNRYKIKIVGFVKEGVEHALYFTQKNRILVAGLSKNNSFEVLSSEKTGNEDFSQLELVAFIDKDDLTKDLNSLYVKAAELYGNNCGICHSAHDKKEFTANLWPSVMKSMLSRTALTKEDNYLVVQYLQKHSKDME, from the coding sequence ATGAAAAAACTTGTATTGCTTTGCATACTTTTTTTAACATCTAGCTTGTTTGCTAATGAAATTTTCTATACAGGAAGTGTTAAAAATTTGTATGAAACTTCAAAAAGTAATAGTACAAAAGGAAGATTATTACCAACATCTAAAGTAGAAATTTTAGGTGAAGAGAATAATAGATATAAAATTAAAATAGTAGGTTTTGTAAAAGAAGGAGTAGAACATGCTTTATACTTTACACAAAAAAATAGAATATTGGTTGCTGGATTATCAAAAAATAATAGTTTTGAGGTTTTAAGTTCAGAAAAAACAGGAAATGAAGATTTCAGTCAATTAGAACTTGTGGCTTTTATAGATAAAGATGATTTAACAAAAGATTTAAATTCATTATATGTAAAAGCAGCAGAACTTTATGGAAATAACTGTGGAATTTGTCATAGTGCACATGATAAAAAAGAGTTTACAGCAAACCTTTGGCCAAGTGTTATGAAATCAATGCTTAGTAGAACAGCTTTAACAAAAGAAGATAACTATTTAGTTGTTCAATACTTACAAAAACATTCAAAAGATATGGAGTAG
- a CDS encoding Dps family protein, producing the protein MSKVISQLNQIQADAHALYVKLHNFHWNVKGMDFHPVHNFTEGLYNEMSTLFDDTAERAIIIGGKALLTIDVLAKTTKIATETADCFKSKEIVEKITADFTYLLKEFKSLSEFAGEANDKGTEAFADDKVAELEKNLWMLNSMLK; encoded by the coding sequence ATGTCAAAAGTAATTTCACAATTAAATCAAATTCAAGCAGATGCTCACGCACTTTATGTAAAACTTCATAACTTCCATTGGAATGTAAAAGGAATGGATTTTCATCCTGTTCATAACTTCACAGAAGGTTTATACAATGAAATGTCAACTCTTTTTGATGATACAGCAGAAAGAGCAATTATTATTGGTGGAAAAGCACTTCTTACAATTGATGTATTAGCAAAAACTACAAAAATTGCAACAGAAACTGCTGATTGTTTCAAATCAAAAGAGATTGTTGAAAAAATCACTGCTGATTTTACATATCTTTTAAAAGAGTTTAAATCTTTGAGTGAATTTGCAGGTGAAGCAAATGATAAAGGAACTGAAGCATTTGCTGATGATAAAGTTGCAGAATTAGAGAAAAATCTATGGATGCTAAACAGTATGTTAAAATAA
- a CDS encoding multidrug effflux MFS transporter, whose product MKKSINHIYLIILLSILSSVAPMGVDTYLPSIPEIAKYFDVNIHKVELSLSIFLIGFAVGQIFGGPISDKYGRKFGSIFGLIGYAFFSFIIIFSSSIYELWLYRFFEAFFGGITVVNAAAAVRDRFKGKEAAKVFSLIGIIRSIAPLLAPVIGAAIIHFFPWEGVFVFLTIYALLVAFFVYKDLPESFTKTSVGVIESYKSVLTHKTALKAMFILALSFGGFFIIIARTSYIYIEHFKISTDMFPIFFGINFIILMLMIKVNVNLLKKHSALFITKMAIIFQILVGVIFLFFNKDINLIGIIIILASYMSMMAFIFGNCMAMALEHFSQNAGVASGVIGVLQFGLGAIISSIALNFVDDGFFVIALSITLISIINLIIIRSYKN is encoded by the coding sequence ATGAAAAAATCAATTAATCATATTTATTTAATTATTCTATTATCTATTTTATCATCTGTTGCTCCTATGGGAGTAGATACATATTTGCCATCTATTCCTGAAATTGCAAAATATTTTGATGTAAATATTCATAAAGTAGAACTATCTTTATCTATTTTTTTAATAGGTTTTGCTGTTGGTCAAATATTTGGTGGTCCAATTTCTGATAAATATGGAAGAAAGTTTGGTTCTATTTTTGGACTTATTGGATATGCATTCTTTAGTTTTATAATAATATTTAGCTCATCTATTTATGAACTTTGGCTTTATAGATTTTTTGAAGCATTCTTTGGAGGAATTACAGTTGTAAATGCTGCAGCTGCTGTAAGAGATAGATTTAAAGGTAAAGAAGCGGCAAAAGTATTCTCACTTATTGGAATAATAAGAAGTATTGCTCCACTTTTAGCACCTGTAATTGGCGCAGCTATTATTCACTTTTTTCCATGGGAAGGAGTATTTGTATTTCTTACAATATATGCTTTATTGGTTGCTTTTTTTGTATATAAAGATTTACCTGAGAGTTTTACAAAAACTTCAGTTGGAGTTATTGAATCATATAAAAGTGTACTTACTCACAAAACTGCATTAAAAGCTATGTTTATTTTAGCACTTAGCTTTGGTGGTTTTTTTATAATTATTGCAAGAACATCTTATATTTATATTGAGCACTTTAAAATATCTACTGATATGTTTCCTATATTTTTTGGTATAAATTTTATTATTTTAATGCTAATGATAAAAGTAAATGTTAATTTGCTAAAAAAACACTCTGCTCTTTTCATAACAAAAATGGCAATAATATTTCAAATACTTGTAGGTGTTATTTTCTTATTCTTTAATAAAGATATCAATCTTATTGGAATTATTATAATTTTAGCTTCATATATGAGTATGATGGCTTTTATTTTTGGAAATTGTATGGCTATGGCTTTAGAGCATTTTTCTCAAAATGCTGGTGTTGCAAGTGGAGTAATTGGTGTTTTACAGTTTGGATTAGGAGCTATTATATCTTCGATTGCTCTAAATTTTGTAGATGATGGCTTTTTTGTAATTGCACTTAGTATTACTCTTATATCTATAATAAATTTAATAATTATAAGAAGCTATAAAAATTAA
- a CDS encoding GGDEF domain-containing protein: MDKVSKMIFTKGISLKNTIFLFSLCIIIILLVVMGSQLLFYNKELALSKVASKLKSITIDLKNNIEQKDITYSSTVKVLSFLENDANVLEIYSKLLKSNPSVYAIYTLSKDNKFIQVINLDIHKDLGNYFKAKQNDKWLKLEDVNNSLNSIQFTFYDENLNETSKRTSFNDYSAEKRPWYENALKNDEVSKTYPYEFLNAKAIGITYSKKSYDNKSIVSLDLLVHNYLDTLKTHIDLNSMELFLLEPSKRVLSYLSKDPKIFQEILNNDLVLDDYKRAKVIENNGKKYILRIINLDNYNNGYLALLGDYNKITEPYNKEALWLLSVFLFVNILTIPIILYLSRMIVRPIYSLVEQSNKIKSKDFNIVHIDSNINEINLLSNSFTSMSKSIYEHQTSLEEKILQRTEELHLKNIELEKLSITDKLTSLYNRAKLDTALKQEFDRAKRYNEVFSLILIDLDFFKSVNDTYGHQIGDDVLRESAQVFKSCIRETDILGRWGGEEFLIICPNSSSENAMVIAEKLNESIKKYNFTTYPKPITISLGISSFNHNISKAEDLLSFADIALYEAKKKGRDKAIIYNSIK, encoded by the coding sequence ATGGACAAAGTTTCAAAAATGATTTTTACTAAAGGAATTTCATTAAAAAATACAATTTTTTTATTCTCTTTATGTATTATAATTATATTATTAGTAGTTATGGGAAGTCAGCTTTTATTTTATAACAAAGAGTTAGCACTTTCAAAGGTCGCATCAAAACTAAAAAGTATTACAATAGATTTAAAAAACAATATAGAACAAAAGGATATAACTTACAGTAGCACCGTAAAAGTTCTTAGTTTTTTAGAAAATGATGCAAATGTACTTGAAATTTATTCTAAACTTCTTAAATCAAATCCTAGTGTATATGCAATTTATACACTATCTAAAGATAATAAATTTATTCAAGTAATAAATTTAGATATACACAAAGATTTAGGTAACTATTTTAAAGCAAAACAGAATGATAAGTGGCTTAAATTAGAAGATGTTAACAATAGCCTAAATAGTATTCAATTTACTTTTTATGATGAAAATCTAAATGAAACTTCAAAAAGAACTTCATTTAATGACTACTCTGCTGAAAAAAGACCTTGGTATGAAAATGCACTAAAAAATGATGAAGTATCAAAAACTTATCCTTATGAATTTTTAAATGCAAAAGCAATAGGAATTACATATTCAAAAAAATCTTATGATAATAAATCTATAGTTTCCTTAGATCTTTTGGTTCATAACTATCTTGATACTTTAAAAACTCATATAGATCTAAATAGTATGGAGCTATTCTTGCTTGAACCATCAAAAAGAGTACTCTCTTACTTATCAAAAGATCCTAAAATATTTCAAGAAATATTAAATAATGATTTAGTATTAGATGATTATAAAAGAGCAAAAGTTATAGAAAACAATGGTAAAAAATATATTTTAAGAATAATAAATCTAGATAACTATAACAATGGTTATTTAGCACTACTTGGTGACTATAATAAAATCACAGAACCTTACAACAAGGAAGCTTTATGGTTATTAAGTGTATTTCTTTTTGTTAATATTCTTACAATTCCTATTATTTTATATCTTTCTAGAATGATTGTTAGACCTATTTATTCTTTAGTAGAACAAAGTAATAAAATTAAAAGTAAAGATTTTAATATCGTACATATTGATTCAAATATAAATGAGATAAATTTACTTTCTAACTCTTTTACCTCTATGTCAAAATCTATTTATGAGCATCAAACTTCACTTGAAGAAAAAATACTACAAAGAACAGAAGAGTTGCATCTAAAAAATATTGAACTTGAGAAATTATCTATTACAGATAAACTAACTTCTTTATATAATAGAGCTAAACTTGATACAGCTTTAAAACAAGAGTTTGATAGAGCAAAAAGATACAATGAAGTTTTTAGCTTAATTCTAATTGACCTTGATTTTTTTAAATCTGTAAATGATACATATGGTCACCAAATAGGAGATGATGTTTTAAGAGAAAGTGCTCAAGTATTTAAATCTTGTATTAGAGAAACTGATATTCTTGGAAGATGGGGAGGAGAAGAGTTTTTAATAATTTGTCCAAACTCTTCAAGTGAAAATGCAATGGTAATTGCAGAAAAATTAAATGAATCGATAAAAAAATATAATTTTACTACTTATCCAAAACCAATTACTATTAGCTTAGGTATCTCTTCTTTTAACCATAATATATCTAAAGCTGAAGATTTACTATCATTTGCAGATATTGCACTTTATGAGGCAAAAAAGAAAGGAAGAGATAAAGCTATAATCTATAATTCTATTAAGTAA
- a CDS encoding efflux RND transporter periplasmic adaptor subunit, with amino-acid sequence MKIFKTLLSLSFILILLSSCSNTEQTSNKDLTIEVGYINPSEQSLFLDITLSGRVKAKQIAQIRPQISGIIKEQLFTEGSFVKQNDVLYKIDDSTYKATYNKVKAELQSSNAVLKSALAKNSRANELLKFEGISKQEFEEIEASYLQALAEVKKKEAELEDAKINLDRCELKAPISGYIGVSSVTTGALVSANQSDFLASIKDSSTVFVDLNLSYNEYLKAKSIIDFENSTKVKLFLSDELSYDIEGYLQSKELSVDENTQTVKLRAVFENPNNILLSGMFVKAKLQSQKRFDGFLIPQQAILRDQKANPIITIINEDLTTSEKKVEILRSFENFWIIKDKLNTDDKVIIEGLNKINSKSKISPKDLNHKYEVKK; translated from the coding sequence TTGAAAATATTTAAAACTTTACTAAGCCTATCTTTTATCTTAATTCTTTTAAGCTCTTGCTCTAATACAGAGCAAACAAGCAATAAAGACCTAACAATTGAAGTTGGATATATAAATCCAAGTGAACAAAGTCTATTTTTGGATATAACTCTAAGTGGTAGAGTAAAAGCAAAACAGATTGCTCAAATAAGACCACAAATTAGTGGTATTATAAAAGAACAACTATTTACTGAGGGAAGTTTTGTAAAGCAAAATGATGTTTTATATAAAATTGATGATTCTACTTACAAAGCAACTTATAATAAAGTAAAAGCTGAATTACAAAGCTCAAATGCAGTTTTAAAAAGTGCTCTTGCAAAAAATTCAAGAGCTAATGAATTATTAAAGTTTGAAGGTATTTCAAAACAGGAATTTGAAGAGATAGAAGCATCTTATTTACAAGCACTTGCAGAAGTTAAGAAAAAAGAAGCAGAGCTTGAAGATGCAAAGATAAATCTTGATAGATGTGAGTTAAAAGCACCAATAAGTGGTTATATTGGAGTTTCATCTGTTACGACAGGTGCTTTAGTAAGTGCAAACCAAAGTGATTTTTTGGCAAGTATAAAAGATAGTAGTACAGTTTTTGTAGATTTAAATTTATCTTATAATGAATATTTAAAAGCAAAATCTATAATTGATTTTGAAAATAGTACGAAAGTAAAATTATTTTTAAGTGATGAGTTATCATATGATATTGAAGGTTATTTACAAAGTAAAGAGTTAAGTGTTGATGAAAATACACAAACTGTAAAATTAAGAGCTGTTTTTGAAAATCCTAATAATATTTTGCTTTCTGGTATGTTTGTAAAAGCAAAGCTTCAAAGTCAAAAAAGATTTGATGGATTTTTAATTCCTCAACAAGCAATTTTAAGAGACCAAAAAGCAAATCCTATAATTACTATTATAAATGAAGATTTAACTACAAGTGAAAAAAAAGTGGAAATTTTGAGATCATTTGAAAATTTTTGGATTATAAAAGACAAACTAAATACAGATGATAAAGTGATTATTGAAGGATTAAATAAAATAAATAGTAAATCAAAAATATCTCCAAAAGATTTAAATCATAAATATGAAGTTAAGAAATGA
- a CDS encoding efflux RND transporter permease subunit encodes MIANFFIFRPIFAWVISLIIMISGIVSLYLLPVEQYPDIAPPQVNIFTTYTGASAQTVENSVTQIIEQQLTGLDGMLYFFSSSSSSGNARISVVFNQDVNPDIAQVQVQNKVEQVLSRLPEDVQRQGVRVFKSQTDFLMLASVYDSKNIADKTDISDFLVSNLQDSIARIDGVGEVSVYGGQYAMRIWLDPYKLEKYSLIPSDIQAAINAQNSQASAGRLGAMPTIQDQQLAVTVTARSKFQTVEEFENIILKANLDGSSVKIKDIAKVEIGAQSYNNITALNGFPASGISIQLASGANAVATSNRVKEFLKQSESFLPEGYKIAYPRDTTLFIKASIYEVIKTLIEAIILVVLVMFLFLKNFRATLIPAIAVPVVLLGTFAILNILGFTINTLTMFALVLAIGLLVDDAIVVVENVERNMNEKGLSPKEATILSMKEVTSALIGITTVLSVVFLPMAFFGGSTGVIYRQFSVTIISAMVLSVIVALTLTPALCATILRPNKEKNSGFIFWFNSKFESLTSNYSRVVEKSIIFSKRWAFFYLLIIIASVYMFIKLPTSFLPKEDQGSMMVQYTLPTGAIASRTVEIADTIRDYFLIEEEKYLNTIFTISGFSSRSSGQNVGTAFISLKSWDERDKNGHVDNISARATRAFNNPESKYFIRDARVFALNPSVIQGLGSSDGFEFQLLASSNITREDLTIVKNNILEEAKKNAYIKSVRADGTDQSPQLKISYDIQKATSLGINLRDIDTTLSAAWGGVYVNDYIDRTRVKRVYIQGDAPFRSAPEDLYKWKIRNSSGSMTSFSEFSSFSWEYGPEELSRFNGYMSYGIQGSAADGISSGFAMKEMDSISNSLANGTMNAYSGASYQERLASNQSMMLYSISLLVVFLCLAALYESWSVPFSVILVVPLGVFGVVLAVLLRDLHNDIYFQVALLAVMGLASKNAILIVEFINSSYKNGIGLIESAILGAKLRLRPIIMTSLAFIAGIIPLAISTGAGANSRIAIGTGIIGGTISATILTLFLVPLFYIFIKKIFSKE; translated from the coding sequence ATGATTGCAAATTTCTTTATTTTTAGACCAATATTTGCTTGGGTAATATCACTTATTATTATGATAAGTGGGATTGTAAGCCTTTATCTACTTCCAGTGGAACAATATCCTGATATTGCTCCTCCTCAAGTAAATATTTTTACAACATACACTGGAGCATCTGCACAAACAGTTGAAAATAGTGTAACTCAAATAATAGAGCAACAATTAACTGGTCTTGATGGTATGTTATATTTCTTCTCAAGTTCTAGTTCTTCTGGAAATGCAAGAATAAGTGTAGTTTTTAATCAAGATGTAAACCCTGATATTGCTCAAGTTCAAGTACAAAATAAAGTAGAGCAAGTATTATCAAGACTTCCTGAAGATGTACAAAGACAAGGAGTAAGAGTATTTAAGTCGCAAACTGACTTTTTAATGCTAGCTAGTGTTTATGATTCAAAAAATATTGCAGATAAAACAGATATTAGTGACTTTTTAGTAAGTAATCTTCAAGATAGTATTGCAAGAATTGATGGAGTTGGAGAAGTTAGTGTTTATGGTGGTCAATATGCTATGAGAATATGGCTAGATCCATATAAACTTGAAAAATACTCTTTAATTCCAAGCGATATTCAAGCTGCAATAAATGCTCAAAACTCTCAAGCTAGTGCTGGAAGACTTGGAGCAATGCCAACAATACAAGATCAACAACTAGCTGTTACAGTAACTGCTAGAAGTAAATTTCAAACAGTTGAAGAGTTTGAAAATATTATTTTAAAAGCAAATCTTGATGGTAGTAGCGTAAAAATAAAAGATATTGCAAAAGTAGAAATTGGAGCTCAAAGTTACAATAATATAACTGCTCTAAATGGTTTCCCTGCTTCTGGAATATCTATTCAACTTGCAAGTGGTGCAAATGCAGTTGCTACTTCAAATAGAGTAAAAGAGTTTTTAAAACAAAGCGAAAGTTTTCTTCCTGAAGGGTATAAAATAGCATATCCTAGAGATACAACTCTTTTTATAAAAGCATCAATTTATGAAGTTATAAAAACTTTAATTGAAGCAATTATTTTAGTTGTTTTAGTTATGTTTTTATTTCTTAAAAACTTTAGAGCAACTTTAATTCCTGCTATTGCTGTTCCTGTTGTACTTTTAGGAACTTTTGCTATTCTTAATATTCTTGGCTTTACAATAAATACTTTAACAATGTTTGCTCTTGTTCTTGCAATTGGTCTTTTGGTTGATGATGCTATTGTTGTTGTTGAAAATGTTGAAAGAAATATGAATGAAAAAGGTCTAAGTCCAAAGGAAGCAACTATTTTATCAATGAAAGAAGTAACTAGTGCATTAATTGGTATTACAACTGTTTTATCAGTAGTTTTTCTTCCTATGGCTTTTTTTGGTGGTTCAACTGGTGTTATTTATAGACAATTTTCTGTAACAATTATATCTGCAATGGTTCTATCAGTAATAGTTGCTTTAACTTTAACTCCAGCTCTTTGTGCAACTATTTTAAGACCAAATAAAGAGAAAAATAGTGGTTTTATATTTTGGTTTAACTCAAAATTTGAAAGTCTAACTTCAAACTATTCAAGAGTTGTAGAAAAAAGTATTATATTTTCAAAAAGATGGGCATTTTTTTACTTATTAATCATTATTGCATCTGTTTATATGTTTATAAAGCTTCCTACAAGTTTTCTTCCAAAAGAGGATCAAGGAAGTATGATGGTTCAATATACTCTTCCAACTGGAGCTATTGCTTCAAGAACTGTTGAAATTGCAGATACAATAAGAGATTATTTTTTAATTGAAGAAGAGAAATATTTAAATACAATTTTCACAATTTCAGGGTTTAGTTCAAGAAGTAGTGGTCAAAATGTGGGAACAGCTTTTATATCTTTGAAATCATGGGATGAAAGAGATAAAAATGGACATGTAGATAATATTTCAGCAAGAGCAACAAGAGCATTTAATAACCCTGAAAGTAAATACTTTATAAGAGATGCAAGAGTTTTTGCACTTAATCCAAGTGTTATTCAAGGATTAGGTTCTAGTGATGGTTTTGAATTTCAATTACTTGCTAGTTCAAATATAACAAGAGAAGATTTAACTATCGTAAAAAACAATATTTTAGAAGAAGCTAAGAAAAATGCTTATATTAAATCAGTAAGAGCAGATGGTACTGATCAATCTCCTCAACTTAAAATATCTTATGATATTCAAAAAGCAACAAGCTTGGGTATCAATTTAAGAGACATTGATACAACTTTAAGTGCGGCTTGGGGTGGAGTTTATGTAAATGACTATATAGACCGAACTAGAGTAAAAAGAGTTTATATTCAAGGAGATGCTCCATTTAGAAGTGCACCTGAAGATTTATATAAATGGAAAATAAGAAATAGTAGTGGTTCAATGACATCTTTCTCTGAATTTAGTTCATTTTCTTGGGAATATGGTCCAGAAGAGTTAAGTAGATTCAATGGTTATATGTCTTATGGAATTCAAGGAAGTGCAGCAGATGGAATTAGTTCTGGGTTTGCTATGAAAGAGATGGATAGTATTTCAAACTCACTAGCAAATGGAACTATGAATGCATATAGTGGAGCTTCTTATCAAGAAAGACTTGCTAGTAATCAATCAATGATGCTTTATTCTATATCTCTTTTGGTTGTATTTTTATGTTTAGCCGCTTTATATGAAAGCTGGAGCGTACCTTTTTCTGTAATTCTTGTTGTTCCTTTAGGAGTTTTTGGAGTTGTTTTAGCTGTATTATTAAGAGATTTACATAATGATATTTATTTCCAAGTTGCTCTTTTGGCAGTTATGGGACTTGCAAGTAAAAATGCTATTTTAATAGTTGAATTTATAAATAGCTCATATAAAAATGGAATTGGATTAATTGAGTCTGCGATACTTGGTGCTAAATTAAGACTTAGACCAATAATAATGACATCTTTAGCATTTATTGCAGGAATTATACCTCTTGCCATTTCAACTGGAGCTGGTGCAAATAGTAGAATCGCAATAGGAACTGGAATAATTGGAGGAACAATTAGTGCTACAATATTAACTCTATTTTTAGTTCCTCTTTTTTATATATTTATAAAAAAAATATTTAGTAAAGAGTAA